A single region of the Streptomyces sp. AM 4-1-1 genome encodes:
- a CDS encoding DEAD/DEAH box helicase, which translates to MTLIDQLPPTDDPDALFEAFSSWTETQGITLYPAQEEALIEVVSGANVILSTPTGSGKSLVAAGAHFTALAQDKVTFYTAPIKALVSEKFFDLCKLFGTENVGMLTGDASVNADAPVICCTAEVLASIALRDGRYADIGQVVMDEFHFYAEPDRGWAWQIPLLELPQAQFVLMSATLGDVSMFEKDLTRRTGRPTSVVRSATRPVPLSYEYRLTPITETLTELLDTRQAPVYIVHFTQAAAVERAQSLMSINMCTREEKDRIADLIGGFRFTTKFGQNLSRYVRHGIGVHHAGMLPKYRRLVEKLAQAGLLKVICGTDTLGVGVNVPIRTVLFTALTKYDGTRVRTLRAREFHQIAGRAGRAGFDTAGLVVAQAPEHVIENEKALGKAGDDPKKRRKVVRKKAPEGFVAWSETTFDKLITSDPEPLTSRFRVTHTMLLSVIARPGNAFEAMRHLLEDNHEPRKAQLRHIRRAIAIYRSLLDGGVVERLAEPDAEGRIVRLTVDLQQDFALNQPLSTFALAAFELLDPESPSYALDMVSVVESTLDDPRQILAAQQNKARGEAIGQMKADGVEYEERMERLQDVTYPKPLSELLWHAYDVYRKSHPWVGDHPVSPKTVIRDMYERAMTFTEFTSNYELARTEGIVLRYLASAYKALEHTIPDDLKSEDLEDLIAWLGEMVRQVDSSLLDEWEQLANPEVETAEQAQERADEVKPVTANARAFRVLVRNAMFRRVELAALDKVGALGELDAGSGWDEDAWGEAMDAYWDEYDDLGTGPDARGPKLLKIDEDPEHGLWRVRQTFADPNGDHDWGIGAEVDLAASDEEGRAVVRVTSVGQLSAAGQS; encoded by the coding sequence GTGACCCTTATCGATCAGCTGCCCCCGACCGACGACCCGGACGCCCTCTTCGAGGCCTTCTCGTCATGGACCGAGACCCAGGGCATCACCCTCTATCCGGCTCAGGAAGAGGCGCTGATCGAGGTGGTCTCCGGGGCCAACGTGATCCTCTCCACCCCCACCGGCTCGGGGAAGAGCCTGGTCGCGGCCGGTGCGCACTTCACCGCGCTGGCCCAGGACAAGGTCACCTTCTACACCGCGCCGATCAAGGCGCTGGTCTCGGAGAAGTTCTTCGACCTGTGCAAGCTCTTCGGCACGGAGAACGTCGGCATGCTCACCGGTGACGCGTCGGTGAACGCCGACGCCCCGGTGATCTGCTGCACCGCCGAGGTGCTGGCCTCCATCGCGCTGCGTGACGGCAGGTACGCGGACATCGGCCAGGTCGTGATGGACGAGTTCCACTTCTACGCCGAGCCGGACCGTGGCTGGGCCTGGCAGATCCCGCTGCTGGAACTGCCGCAGGCCCAGTTCGTGCTGATGTCCGCGACGCTCGGTGACGTCTCGATGTTCGAGAAGGACCTGACCCGCCGCACCGGCCGCCCCACCTCCGTGGTGCGCTCCGCGACCCGGCCGGTCCCGCTCTCGTACGAGTACCGGCTGACCCCGATCACCGAGACGCTGACCGAACTCCTCGACACCCGCCAGGCCCCGGTCTACATCGTGCACTTCACGCAGGCCGCGGCCGTGGAGCGGGCCCAGTCGCTGATGAGCATCAACATGTGCACCCGGGAGGAGAAGGACCGGATCGCCGATCTGATCGGCGGCTTCCGCTTCACCACGAAGTTCGGCCAGAACCTCTCCCGCTATGTGCGGCACGGCATCGGGGTGCACCACGCCGGCATGCTCCCGAAGTACCGCCGTCTCGTCGAGAAGCTGGCCCAGGCCGGTCTGCTGAAGGTCATCTGCGGTACGGACACCCTGGGCGTGGGGGTGAACGTCCCCATCCGCACGGTGCTGTTCACGGCCCTGACCAAGTACGACGGCACCCGGGTCCGCACGCTGCGCGCCCGTGAGTTCCACCAGATCGCGGGCCGCGCCGGGCGGGCCGGTTTCGACACGGCGGGCCTGGTCGTCGCCCAGGCGCCCGAGCACGTCATCGAGAACGAGAAGGCGCTCGGCAAGGCGGGCGACGACCCGAAGAAGCGCCGCAAGGTGGTCCGCAAGAAGGCCCCCGAGGGCTTCGTCGCCTGGTCGGAGACCACCTTCGACAAGCTCATCACCTCCGACCCCGAGCCGCTGACGTCCCGTTTCCGGGTCACGCACACCATGCTGCTGTCCGTGATCGCCCGGCCGGGCAACGCGTTCGAGGCGATGCGCCACCTGCTGGAGGACAACCACGAGCCGCGCAAGGCGCAGCTGCGCCACATCCGCCGGGCCATCGCCATCTACCGCTCGCTGCTCGACGGCGGTGTGGTGGAGCGACTGGCCGAGCCGGACGCCGAAGGCAGGATCGTCCGGCTCACCGTCGATCTCCAGCAGGACTTCGCGCTCAACCAGCCGCTGTCGACGTTCGCGCTGGCCGCGTTCGAGCTGCTGGACCCCGAGTCCCCCTCGTACGCCCTGGACATGGTGTCCGTGGTGGAGTCGACGCTCGACGACCCCCGGCAGATCCTCGCGGCGCAGCAGAACAAGGCGCGCGGCGAGGCCATCGGGCAGATGAAGGCGGACGGCGTCGAGTACGAGGAGCGGATGGAACGGCTCCAGGACGTGACGTACCCGAAGCCGCTGAGCGAGCTCTTGTGGCACGCGTACGACGTGTACCGCAAGAGCCACCCGTGGGTCGGTGACCATCCGGTGTCGCCGAAGACCGTGATCCGGGACATGTACGAACGGGCCATGACCTTCACGGAGTTCACCTCGAACTACGAGCTGGCCCGGACCGAGGGCATTGTGCTGCGCTACCTCGCGAGCGCGTACAAGGCGCTGGAGCACACCATTCCGGACGATCTGAAGTCGGAGGACCTGGAGGATCTGATCGCCTGGCTGGGCGAGATGGTGCGTCAGGTGGACTCCAGTCTGCTCGACGAGTGGGAACAGCTCGCCAATCCCGAGGTGGAGACCGCCGAGCAGGCGCAGGAGCGGGCCGACGAGGTCAAGCCGGTCACCGCCAACGCGCGGGCCTTCCGGGTGCTGGTGCGCAACGCGATGTTCCGCCGGGTGGAGCTGGCCGCGCTGGACAAGGTCGGTGCGCTGGGCGAGCTGGACGCCGGGTCCGGCTGGGACGAGGACGCCTGGGGCGAGGCGATGGACGCGTACTGGGACGAGTACGACGATCTGGGCACCGGGCCCGACGCCCGTGGCCCGAAGCTGCTGAAGATCGACGAGGACCCGGAGCACGGTCTGTGGCGGGTGCGGCAGACGTTCGCCGATCCCAACGGCGACCACGACTGGGGAATCGGCGCGGAGGTCGATCTGGCGGCCTCCGACGAGGAGGGCCGGGCGGTCGTGCGGGTCACGTCCGTCGGGCAGCTGTCCGCCGCCGGACAGTCGTGA
- a CDS encoding GNAT family N-acetyltransferase: MTEIVSLSGPELVTYADELAALLVESVTGGASMGFLAPLDRGVAAQWWREQAAAVEAGHRQVWIARDDERVAGTVSLVRALLPNARHRAEVAKLMVRPSARGQGVDAALLAAVERAAAGAGVTLLLLDTETDCPAERLYRSAGWTRCGSVPDYAADPAGVLRPTTFYYKAVGAAAGPERRDADAPA; the protein is encoded by the coding sequence ATGACCGAGATCGTCTCCCTGTCCGGCCCCGAACTGGTCACCTACGCGGACGAGTTGGCTGCCCTTCTGGTGGAGTCCGTGACCGGCGGCGCCTCGATGGGCTTCCTCGCGCCGCTCGACCGGGGCGTGGCGGCGCAGTGGTGGCGCGAGCAGGCCGCCGCGGTGGAGGCCGGGCACCGCCAGGTCTGGATCGCGAGGGACGACGAGCGGGTGGCGGGGACGGTCAGCCTGGTCCGGGCGCTGCTGCCGAACGCCCGGCACCGGGCGGAGGTCGCCAAGCTGATGGTCCGTCCGTCCGCCCGTGGCCAGGGCGTGGACGCCGCCCTGCTGGCCGCCGTCGAGCGCGCGGCGGCGGGGGCGGGCGTGACGCTGCTGCTCCTGGACACCGAGACGGACTGTCCGGCGGAACGGCTCTACCGTTCGGCGGGCTGGACACGCTGCGGGTCCGTGCCGGACTACGCGGCGGACCCGGCCGGGGTGCTGCGGCCGACGACCTTCTACTACAAGGCCGTGGGCGCCGCGGCCGGGCCGGAGCGGCGGGACGCCGACGCTCCGGCCTGA
- a CDS encoding glutathione peroxidase: MTLYDIALHTLSGEPTTLAAYRGKAVLVVNVASRCGLTPQYAGLERLQKEYADRGFTVLGVPCNQFAGQEPGSAEEIATFCSSTYGVSFPLLAKTEVNGDGRHPLYTELTRLADAEGEAGDVRWNFEKFLISPAGEPVARIRPRTEPDAPEVVAAIEAQLPA, translated from the coding sequence ATGACGCTGTACGACATCGCGCTGCACACCCTGTCCGGCGAGCCGACGACGCTGGCGGCCTACCGCGGCAAGGCGGTCCTGGTGGTGAACGTCGCCTCCAGGTGCGGGCTCACTCCGCAGTACGCCGGTCTTGAGCGGCTGCAGAAGGAGTACGCGGACCGCGGGTTCACCGTCCTCGGCGTTCCGTGCAACCAGTTCGCCGGGCAGGAGCCGGGCAGCGCGGAGGAGATCGCGACGTTCTGCTCGTCGACGTACGGGGTCAGCTTCCCGCTGCTGGCGAAGACCGAGGTGAACGGCGACGGCCGGCACCCGCTCTACACCGAGCTGACGCGGCTGGCGGACGCCGAGGGCGAGGCCGGTGACGTCCGGTGGAACTTCGAGAAGTTCCTGATCTCCCCGGCCGGTGAGCCGGTCGCCCGCATCCGTCCCCGCACCGAGCCGGACGCCCCCGAGGTCGTCGCGGCCATCGAGGCACAGCTCCCCGCCTGA
- a CDS encoding acyl-CoA dehydrogenase family protein: MAEFTLELNDDQKQIRDWLHGFAADVMRPAASEWDEREETPWPVIQEAAELGIYSLDFYAQQFFDPTGLGIPMVMEELFWGDAGIGLSLVGTGLAAVGVLANGTEEQIGTWVPQMYGDAADVKVAAFCSSEPDAGSDVSAMRTRAVYDEAKDEWVLNGTKTWVTNGGIADVHVVVAVVDPEAGSKGHASFIVPPGTPGLSQGQKFRKHGIRASHTAEVVLEDARVPGHCLLGGKQKLDERLARARERAAAGGERVKNAAMATFEASRPAVGAMAVGTARAAYEVALDYAGTRTQFGRPIIDNQGVAFQLADMRTGIDAARLLVWRASWMASAGKPFTSAEGSMSKLFASETAKKVTAQAVQILGGNGFTREYPVERMHRDAAIYTIFEGTSEIQRLVIARALSGMPIR, translated from the coding sequence ATGGCCGAGTTCACGCTCGAACTCAACGACGACCAGAAGCAGATCCGCGACTGGCTGCACGGCTTCGCCGCGGATGTGATGCGACCGGCCGCTTCGGAGTGGGACGAGCGTGAGGAGACCCCGTGGCCGGTCATCCAGGAGGCGGCCGAACTCGGCATCTACTCCCTCGACTTCTACGCCCAGCAGTTCTTCGACCCCACCGGACTCGGCATTCCGATGGTGATGGAGGAGCTGTTCTGGGGTGACGCGGGCATCGGCCTCTCCCTCGTCGGTACGGGCCTGGCGGCCGTCGGTGTCCTCGCCAACGGCACCGAGGAACAGATCGGCACCTGGGTCCCGCAGATGTACGGCGACGCGGCCGACGTGAAGGTCGCCGCCTTCTGCTCCTCCGAACCCGACGCCGGTTCGGACGTCTCCGCCATGCGGACCCGCGCCGTGTACGACGAGGCCAAGGACGAGTGGGTGCTCAACGGCACCAAGACCTGGGTGACGAACGGCGGCATCGCCGACGTCCACGTGGTGGTCGCCGTCGTCGACCCGGAGGCCGGCTCGAAGGGCCACGCCTCCTTCATCGTGCCGCCGGGCACCCCCGGACTCTCCCAGGGGCAGAAGTTCAGGAAGCACGGCATCAGGGCCTCGCACACCGCCGAGGTCGTCCTTGAGGACGCCCGGGTCCCCGGCCACTGCCTGCTCGGCGGGAAGCAGAAGCTCGACGAACGCCTCGCCCGCGCCCGGGAACGCGCCGCCGCCGGTGGTGAGCGCGTCAAGAACGCCGCGATGGCCACCTTCGAGGCATCCCGCCCGGCGGTCGGCGCCATGGCCGTCGGCACCGCCCGCGCCGCGTACGAGGTCGCGCTCGACTACGCCGGGACCCGCACCCAGTTCGGCCGCCCGATCATCGACAACCAGGGCGTCGCCTTCCAGCTCGCCGACATGCGCACCGGGATCGACGCGGCCCGGCTGCTGGTCTGGCGGGCCTCCTGGATGGCGAGCGCGGGCAAGCCGTTCACCTCGGCCGAAGGGTCGATGTCGAAGCTGTTCGCGAGCGAGACGGCCAAGAAGGTCACCGCGCAGGCCGTCCAGATACTCGGCGGCAACGGCTTCACCCGCGAGTACCCGGTGGAGCGCATGCACCGCGACGCCGCGATCTACACCATCTTCGAGGGCACCAGCGAGATCCAGCGGCTGGTGATCGCCCGCGCCCTGTCGGGGATGCCGATCCGCTGA
- a CDS encoding TetR family transcriptional regulator has translation METTRQAGRQRSAAERRRRELLEAADRVVLRDGPQASMNAIAAEAGITKPILYRHFGDKGGLYRALAKRHTDALLSALRAALDAPADRRERVEATLDTYLAAIEARPQVYRFLMHPSDRSADPADPAAVEQGFDVGRHSAPLLRRLGEELAMVIAERVDLGPGNEESARIWGHGIVGMMHAAGDWWLGERPCSRAQLVHSLADLLWGRLAMVSDRPGGPGF, from the coding sequence ATGGAGACCACGCGACAGGCCGGGCGTCAGCGGTCGGCGGCCGAGCGCCGTCGCCGGGAACTGCTCGAAGCCGCGGACCGGGTGGTGCTCAGGGACGGGCCCCAGGCCTCGATGAACGCCATCGCCGCGGAGGCGGGGATCACCAAGCCCATCCTCTACCGGCATTTCGGCGACAAGGGCGGCCTGTACCGCGCGCTCGCCAAGCGTCACACCGACGCCCTGCTCAGCGCCCTGCGCGCCGCGCTCGACGCCCCGGCCGACCGCCGCGAGCGGGTCGAGGCGACGCTCGACACCTATCTCGCGGCGATCGAGGCCCGGCCACAGGTCTACCGGTTCCTGATGCATCCCTCCGACAGGTCGGCCGATCCGGCCGACCCGGCCGCCGTGGAGCAGGGCTTCGACGTCGGCCGGCACTCCGCGCCGCTGCTGCGGCGCCTCGGCGAGGAACTGGCCATGGTGATAGCCGAACGGGTCGATCTGGGCCCCGGCAACGAGGAGAGCGCACGCATCTGGGGGCACGGCATCGTCGGCATGATGCACGCGGCGGGCGACTGGTGGCTCGGCGAACGCCCCTGCTCCCGGGCCCAGTTGGTGCACAGCCTGGCCGATCTGCTGTGGGGCAGGCTGGCCATGGTGAGTGACCGCCCCGGCGGGCCCGGCTTCTGA
- the def gene encoding peptide deformylase, producing MRSRPIPGSSGLVRAMSLLGDPVLHAACGTVTDFGPSLGRLVEDMFATMYAARGVGLAANQIGVPLRVFVYDCPDDEEVRHLGHLVNPVLVEADGGMVRGPEGCLSLPGIEAGTPRHDRAVVEGTDRDGEPVRIVGTGFFARCLQHECDHLEGAVYTDRLTGLRRARALRAARRAPWAGAGRTG from the coding sequence ATGCGAAGCCGCCCGATCCCCGGCAGTTCCGGACTCGTCCGCGCCATGAGCCTGCTCGGCGATCCGGTGCTGCACGCCGCCTGCGGGACCGTCACCGATTTCGGCCCCTCGCTCGGCCGGCTGGTCGAGGACATGTTCGCCACCATGTACGCGGCGCGGGGCGTGGGGCTCGCCGCCAACCAGATCGGCGTGCCGTTGCGGGTGTTCGTGTACGACTGCCCGGACGACGAGGAGGTCCGTCATCTGGGCCATCTGGTCAACCCGGTACTGGTCGAGGCGGACGGCGGCATGGTGCGCGGCCCGGAGGGCTGTCTGTCGCTGCCCGGCATCGAGGCCGGCACGCCCCGTCACGACCGCGCCGTCGTCGAGGGGACGGACCGGGACGGCGAACCGGTACGGATCGTCGGCACCGGCTTCTTCGCGCGCTGTCTCCAGCACGAGTGCGATCACCTGGAAGGCGCCGTGTACACCGACCGGCTGACCGGGCTGCGGCGGGCCAGGGCGCTGCGCGCCGCGCGCCGGGCTCCGTGGGCGGGCGCCGGACGGACCGGCTGA
- a CDS encoding MurT ligase domain-containing protein, whose translation MAGNTEPLSPRAKLAVTAGKAAAAVSRAAGRGSGSVIGGRVALKLDPDLLGRLAQHLDVILVSATNGKTTTTRLIAEALRAAGPVVSNALGANMPAGITSALAGGSDAKYGVIEVDEKYLAGVARDTTPKVIALLNLSRDQLDRAAETRMLAEKWREGLSGSKAVVVANADDPLIVWAASSSPNVVWVAAGQAWKDDAWSCPSCGGVMQRPGDDWYCGECGFRRPAPSWALNGDYVLDPHGSAWPIHLQLPGRANKANATSSAAVAAVFGVPPQVALERMYQVQAVAGRYDVVSFLGRELRLLLAKNPAGWLETFSLIDPPPTPVILSVNARGADGTDTSWLWDVDYTQLAGHPIFVLGDRKLDLAVRLEVAGLDFRVCATLDEAVQQAPAGRIEVIANYTAFQDLRRRVGN comes from the coding sequence ATGGCAGGCAACACGGAGCCGTTGTCGCCGCGGGCCAAGCTGGCGGTGACGGCGGGCAAGGCCGCTGCGGCGGTGTCGCGCGCCGCGGGGCGCGGCAGCGGGTCGGTGATCGGCGGCCGGGTGGCGCTCAAGCTCGACCCCGACCTGCTGGGGCGGCTGGCGCAGCACCTGGACGTGATCCTCGTGTCGGCGACCAACGGCAAGACCACGACGACCCGGCTGATCGCCGAGGCGCTTCGGGCCGCGGGGCCCGTCGTGTCGAACGCGCTCGGCGCGAACATGCCCGCGGGCATCACCTCGGCGCTGGCGGGTGGATCGGACGCGAAGTACGGCGTGATCGAGGTGGACGAGAAGTACCTCGCCGGGGTGGCACGGGACACCACGCCGAAGGTGATCGCTCTGCTCAACCTCTCGCGCGACCAGCTGGACCGGGCCGCCGAGACCCGGATGCTGGCGGAGAAGTGGCGTGAGGGCCTGTCCGGTTCGAAGGCCGTGGTCGTCGCCAACGCCGATGACCCGCTGATCGTCTGGGCGGCGTCCTCCTCCCCCAACGTGGTGTGGGTGGCGGCCGGCCAGGCGTGGAAGGACGACGCCTGGTCCTGCCCGTCCTGCGGTGGCGTGATGCAGCGTCCCGGCGACGACTGGTACTGCGGCGAATGCGGTTTCCGCCGCCCCGCCCCGAGCTGGGCGCTCAACGGCGACTACGTCCTGGACCCGCACGGGTCGGCCTGGCCGATCCACCTCCAGCTGCCCGGCCGCGCGAACAAGGCGAACGCCACCAGTTCGGCCGCCGTCGCGGCCGTCTTCGGGGTACCGCCCCAGGTCGCCCTGGAGCGGATGTACCAGGTGCAGGCCGTCGCGGGCCGCTACGACGTCGTCTCCTTCCTCGGCCGCGAGCTGCGGCTGCTGCTGGCGAAGAACCCGGCGGGCTGGCTGGAGACGTTCTCGCTGATCGATCCGCCGCCCACCCCGGTGATCCTCTCCGTCAACGCCCGCGGCGCGGACGGCACGGACACCTCGTGGCTGTGGGACGTGGACTACACCCAGCTCGCCGGCCACCCGATCTTCGTGCTCGGTGACCGCAAGCTGGACCTCGCGGTGCGGCTGGAGGTCGCCGGGCTGGACTTCCGGGTCTGCGCGACGCTCGACGAGGCCGTGCAGCAGGCACCGGCGGGCCGCATCGAGGTCATCGCCAACTACACCGCTTTCCAGGATCTGAGGCGTCGTGTCGGCAACTGA
- a CDS encoding glutamine amidotransferase: MSNNGLRLVWVYPDLLSTYGDQGNALVVERRARQRGLDVSRVDVRSDQPIPTSGDIYLIGGGEDRPQRLAAERLRRDGGLSRAASNGAIIFSVCAGYQILGHEFINDLGEREPGLGLLDVFSTRGEGDRCVGDVLGDIDPQLGLPPLTGFENHQGVTHLGPTARPFARVQFGRGNGTGDGTEGAYNDTVFGTYMHGPVMARNPQIADLLLKLALDVNALPPTDDRWYEALRSERIAAATQPA; this comes from the coding sequence ATGAGCAACAACGGCCTGCGTCTCGTGTGGGTCTATCCGGACCTGCTCAGCACCTACGGAGACCAGGGCAACGCCCTGGTGGTGGAGCGCAGGGCCAGACAGCGCGGTCTCGACGTCTCCCGGGTCGACGTGCGCAGTGACCAGCCCATCCCGACGTCCGGTGACATCTATCTGATCGGCGGCGGTGAGGACCGGCCGCAGCGGCTCGCCGCCGAGCGGCTGCGCCGGGACGGCGGTCTCAGCCGGGCGGCTTCGAACGGGGCGATCATCTTCTCGGTCTGCGCCGGTTACCAGATCCTCGGCCATGAGTTCATCAACGACCTCGGCGAGCGCGAGCCCGGTCTCGGACTGCTCGACGTGTTCTCCACCCGGGGCGAGGGCGACCGGTGCGTCGGCGACGTGCTGGGCGACATCGACCCGCAGCTGGGCCTGCCGCCACTGACCGGCTTCGAGAACCACCAGGGCGTCACCCATCTCGGACCGACGGCCAGGCCGTTCGCCCGGGTGCAGTTCGGCCGGGGCAACGGCACGGGTGACGGCACCGAGGGCGCGTACAACGACACGGTCTTCGGTACGTACATGCACGGCCCGGTGATGGCGCGCAACCCGCAGATCGCCGATCTCCTGCTGAAGCTCGCCCTCGACGTCAACGCCCTGCCGCCGACCGACGACCGGTGGTACGAGGCGCTGCGTTCGGAGCGGATCGCGGCCGCCACCCAGCCCGCCTGA
- a CDS encoding 6-phosphofructokinase, with protein sequence MRIGVLTSGGDCPGLNAVIRSVVHRAVVDHGDEVIGFHDGWRGLLECDYRKLDLDAVSGILALGGTVLGSSRVQPAHLRGGVERARGHVADLGLDAIIPIGGEGTLKAASLLSEAGLPIVGVPKTIDNDIASTDVTFGFDTAVGVATDALDRLKTTAESHQRVLIVEVMGRHTGWIALHSGMAAGAHAIVVPERPFDIDELTELVGRRFSAGKKFAIVVVAEGAKPREGSMDFDTGGKDVYGHERFAGVARQLSVELEHRLDKEARPVILGHVQRGGTPTAYDRVLATRFGWHAVEAAHRREFGMLTALRGTDIVMVPLAEAVETLKTVPAERYAEAECVL encoded by the coding sequence ATGCGAATTGGTGTGCTCACCTCCGGCGGCGACTGCCCCGGCCTCAACGCCGTCATCCGTTCCGTCGTGCATCGCGCGGTGGTCGACCACGGCGACGAGGTCATCGGCTTCCACGACGGATGGCGGGGCCTCCTCGAATGCGACTACCGCAAACTGGACCTCGACGCGGTCAGCGGCATCCTGGCCCTCGGCGGCACGGTCCTCGGCTCGTCCCGGGTCCAGCCGGCGCATCTGCGCGGCGGGGTGGAGCGGGCCCGGGGCCATGTGGCCGACCTGGGTCTCGACGCGATCATCCCGATCGGCGGCGAGGGCACGCTGAAGGCGGCCAGCCTGCTCTCCGAGGCGGGGCTGCCGATCGTCGGCGTACCGAAGACCATCGACAACGACATCGCGTCGACCGATGTGACCTTCGGTTTCGACACGGCCGTCGGGGTCGCGACGGACGCCCTCGACCGGCTGAAGACCACCGCCGAGTCGCACCAGCGGGTGCTGATCGTCGAGGTCATGGGCCGGCACACCGGCTGGATCGCACTGCACTCGGGCATGGCGGCCGGTGCGCACGCCATCGTCGTCCCCGAGCGCCCCTTCGACATCGACGAGCTGACCGAACTGGTCGGGCGCCGGTTCTCGGCGGGCAAGAAGTTCGCGATCGTCGTCGTCGCCGAGGGCGCGAAGCCGCGCGAGGGCTCCATGGACTTCGACACCGGCGGCAAGGACGTGTACGGGCACGAGCGTTTCGCCGGGGTCGCCCGTCAGCTGTCCGTCGAGCTGGAGCACCGCCTCGACAAGGAGGCCCGCCCGGTGATACTCGGCCATGTGCAGCGCGGTGGCACCCCGACGGCGTACGACCGGGTCCTGGCCACCCGTTTCGGCTGGCACGCGGTGGAGGCGGCGCACCGCCGTGAGTTCGGCATGCTGACGGCGCTGCGCGGCACGGACATCGTGATGGTCCCGCTGGCGGAGGCCGTGGAGACGCTGAAGACGGTTCCGGCCGAGCGGTACGCCGAGGCGGAGTGCGTCCTCTGA
- a CDS encoding cytochrome c oxidase assembly protein: MDHSGHGMNMDLPPFTLGRGLEFSAEPFFLTGCVLAIVLYVYAVARLRRRGDGWPVNRIVFFVVGVLSVALVMCTKLNDYGMVMFSVHMVQHMVISMLSPILLLLGAPVTLMLRALPVAGRRGRTGPRELLLKLLHSRYMRVITHPVFTIPLFIASLYGLYFTPLFDFLMGSTVGHLAMMVHFLAVGLVFFWPIMGIDPGPHRPGYVMRMLELFAGMPFHAFFGIALMMASQPMVEAYRNPPASLGLDALTDQNAAGGIAWAFSEIPSVLVLVALVFQWYRSEQRTAKRSDRAADRDGDKELAAYNDYLAGLRARGQ; encoded by the coding sequence ATGGATCACAGCGGACACGGCATGAACATGGATCTGCCGCCGTTCACGCTGGGACGGGGCCTGGAGTTCTCGGCGGAGCCGTTCTTCCTCACCGGCTGTGTCCTCGCGATCGTGCTGTACGTGTACGCCGTGGCCCGGCTGCGCCGGCGCGGGGACGGCTGGCCGGTCAACCGGATCGTCTTCTTCGTCGTCGGCGTGCTGTCCGTGGCCCTGGTGATGTGCACCAAGCTGAACGACTACGGCATGGTCATGTTCAGCGTGCACATGGTGCAGCACATGGTGATCAGCATGCTGTCGCCGATCCTGCTGCTGCTGGGCGCTCCGGTGACGCTGATGCTGCGCGCGCTGCCGGTGGCCGGGCGGCGGGGCCGGACCGGGCCGCGCGAGCTGCTGCTGAAGCTGCTGCACAGCCGGTACATGCGGGTGATCACCCATCCGGTGTTCACGATCCCGCTGTTCATCGCCAGCCTGTACGGGCTGTACTTCACCCCGCTCTTCGACTTCCTGATGGGGTCGACGGTCGGACATCTCGCGATGATGGTGCACTTCCTCGCCGTGGGGCTGGTGTTCTTCTGGCCGATCATGGGCATCGACCCGGGTCCGCACCGGCCGGGATACGTGATGAGGATGCTGGAGCTGTTCGCCGGGATGCCGTTCCACGCGTTCTTCGGCATCGCGCTGATGATGGCGTCGCAGCCGATGGTGGAGGCGTACAGGAACCCGCCCGCCTCGCTGGGCCTCGACGCGCTCACCGACCAGAACGCGGCGGGCGGCATCGCCTGGGCCTTCAGCGAGATCCCCTCGGTGCTGGTGCTGGTCGCGCTGGTCTTCCAGTGGTACCGCTCCGAGCAGCGGACGGCGAAGCGGTCGGACCGGGCGGCCGACCGGGACGGTGACAAGGAGCTGGCGGCGTACAACGACTACCTCGCCGGGTTGCGGGCGCGGGGACAGTGA